In Pogoniulus pusillus isolate bPogPus1 chromosome 1, bPogPus1.pri, whole genome shotgun sequence, one DNA window encodes the following:
- the GPR132 gene encoding probable G-protein coupled receptor 132 has translation MQWPGPEDSFLDRVERQKQEAPSGKRIMGNCTNELCKEMPYEESQTLLVTVYSIVFAIGLPANCLTSLLTFVQIQRNKVIAIYIFSLSLSELMYLSTLPLWIVYVQNDHKWNMGEKACKVTAFIFFCNIYISILLLCCISVDRYVALVYALESRGRRGQKKAIIIVSCLFAVVAIIHIPIFNMDNNHNTCFETLPLNNYLASLSLARFLFGLAIPFTILIFTNYKIFQSTKTSSSLTCRQKAKVKYLAISIVAIFLICFAPYHVVLIIRSIYFLLHEKCSCPFEQVIYTTFTVFLCLTTANSIADPIIYVLVSENVRKDFYRGLRRWRLNSSRLNSSINHKTDSLKLKTSKESQEGGLREENQEIPAASDIQKTCNSGKDQEDSS, from the exons ATGCAATGGCCAGGGCCAGAAGACTCCTTCCTGGACAGGGTAGAGCGACAGAAACAG GAAGCACCATCTGGAAAAAGAATAATGGGAAATTGTACAAATGAGCTGTGCAAAGAAATGCCCTATGAAGAGAGCCAGACACTTCTGGTTACTGTTTACAGCATTGTTTTTGCCATAGGCCTTCCAGCAAATTGCTTAACTTCCCTGCTTACATTTGTACAGATCCAAAGGAATAAAGTAATTGCCATCTACATTTTCAGTTTATCATTGAGTGAGCTGATGTATTTAAGTACCTTGCCTCTCTGGATTGTCTATGTGCAAAATGACCACAAGTGGAACATGGGTGAAAAAGCTTGCAAAGTAACAGCATTCATCTTTTTCTGCAACATATACATCAGCATTCTGCTTTTGTGCTGCATTTCTGTGGATCGTTATGTGGCACTGGTGTATGCTCTGGAGtcaagagggagaagaggacaaaaaaaGGCAATCATAATAGTGTCTTGTCTCTTTGCTGTGGTTGCAATAATCCACATTCCAATATTTAATATGGACAATAATCACAACACCTGTTTCGAGACATTGCCCCTTAACAACTATTTGGCTTCTTTAAGCCTTGCCAGATTCCTATTTGGACTTGCCATACCTTTCACAATCCTCATTTTCACAAACTACAAGATTTTCCAAAGTACAAAAACGAGCAGCAGCTTGACTTGTCGCCAAAAAGCCAAAGTGAAGTATCTGGCTATCAGCATTGTTGCCATTTTCCTGATCTGCTTTGCTCCCTACCATGTGGTACTCATAATAAGATCCATATACTTTTTGCTCCATGAAAAGTGCTCGTGCCCATTCGAACAAGTTATCTATACAACTTTTACAGTCTTCCTGTGTTTAACCACTGCAAACAGCATTGCTGATCCAATCATCTATGTGCTGGTTAGTGAAAACGTCAGGAAAGACTTTTATAGGGGTCTCAGAAGATGGAGACTTaactcatccaggctgaattCATCCATTAATCACAAGACTGACAGTTTAAAATTGAAAACGTCAAAAGAATCACAGGAAGGAGGGCTAAGAGAAGAAAACCAAGAAATACCAGCTGCATCTGACATTCAAAAGACCTGCAACAGTGGCAAAGACCAAGAAGACAGTAGCTAA